The sequence AGCCAAGTTGAACTGCGCGTCTAATCCTTCACAAATGAGATGGTTCACCAAGGTATGTGCCTCTTGAATACGCGCGGTGGTGGTTGAGTCAATACAAATAGCCCAATCAGCTATTTGGGCCAACGGATTCGGCGCTTGTCCCGTTAAGGCCACTGTAGTGAGACCTTGACGTTTTGCTTGTTGCACCGCCTGTAGAATATTGGCACTGTGCCCGGACGTGGACATCGCCATTAGCAGGTCACCGCTCTGCCCCAGCGCTTCTATTTGTCTAGCAAAAATGGATTCAAATTCAAAATCATTGCTATGCGCTGTCAACAAGGAGGTGTCTGTGGTTAAGGCAATCGAAGCTAACGGGCGACGATTCATTACATAGCGCACCATCAATTCTGCCGACATATGCTGCGCCTCCGCCGCACTGCCACCATTGCCACACCACAGCACCTTCTTGCCTACTTGCAACGCCGCTACCATCGCTGTCGTGATGGCACAAATCACCTCTTGTTGCGCAAATACTGAGTCAACCGCTTGCTGATGAGCTTGTTGCACACGTATAAAATCAACCATGCTCAGCTCCCTTAATGCGTGTGACAATGTCTGTGGTGGAAAACCCATCCCAAAAAGACAAGACTTCAACCTGCCCACCGCGCGCCCAAACACACTGTGCACCGGCAATCTGTTCAGGACGATAATCGCCCCCTTTCACCAACACAT comes from Thiomicrospira aerophila AL3 and encodes:
- a CDS encoding D-sedoheptulose-7-phosphate isomerase; this encodes MVDFIRVQQAHQQAVDSVFAQQEVICAITTAMVAALQVGKKVLWCGNGGSAAEAQHMSAELMVRYVMNRRPLASIALTTDTSLLTAHSNDFEFESIFARQIEALGQSGDLLMAMSTSGHSANILQAVQQAKRQGLTTVALTGQAPNPLAQIADWAICIDSTTTARIQEAHTLVNHLICEGLDAQFNLA